Proteins from one Prevotella sp. E2-28 genomic window:
- the mtaB gene encoding tRNA (N(6)-L-threonylcarbamoyladenosine(37)-C(2))-methylthiotransferase MtaB — MIDTSAFQGKTAVYYTLGCKLNFSETSTFGRMLQGLGVRTAQKGEKADICLINTCSVTDVADHKCRQAIHRLVRENPGAFVVVTGCYAQLEPEAVSKIEGVSLVLGSNEKANLVQFLSEAFMNREDSATYKTVKTKDIKTFAPSCSRGNRTRYFLKVQDGCDYFCTYCTIPYARGFSRNPTIASLVEQAQQAAEEGGKEIVLTGVNIGDFGKTTGERFIDLVKALDKVEGIRRYRISSLEPDLLSDELIDYCAKESRAFMPHFHIPLQSGSDEVLKLMHRHYDRQLFADKILRIKELMPDAFIGVDVMVGCRGETPECFEDGYEFIKSLPVTQLHVFPYSERPGTSALKIDYVVPEKDKKLRSKRLLDLSDEKTINFYEQYIGQEAEVLFEKATRGRAMHGFTKNYIRVELSAQDARPEYDNELIKVRMGDFNHDKTALKATIING; from the coding sequence ATGATAGATACTTCCGCCTTTCAAGGCAAAACAGCTGTATATTATACCTTAGGGTGCAAATTGAATTTCTCTGAGACGTCCACTTTTGGACGTATGCTTCAGGGGCTTGGCGTGAGAACAGCCCAAAAGGGAGAAAAAGCAGATATTTGTCTGATCAATACCTGTTCAGTAACTGATGTGGCCGACCATAAATGCAGGCAGGCCATTCATAGGCTTGTTCGTGAGAATCCTGGTGCTTTTGTGGTGGTGACTGGTTGTTATGCACAGTTAGAACCTGAAGCCGTGAGTAAAATTGAGGGCGTCAGCTTGGTGCTGGGCTCTAATGAGAAAGCAAATTTGGTACAGTTCTTATCCGAAGCGTTTATGAATCGCGAAGATTCTGCGACATATAAGACGGTGAAGACTAAGGATATTAAGACGTTTGCCCCATCGTGCTCAAGAGGTAACAGAACTCGCTATTTTCTGAAGGTTCAGGATGGCTGTGACTATTTCTGTACCTATTGTACTATACCGTACGCGCGTGGGTTCAGCCGTAATCCAACGATAGCATCATTGGTGGAGCAGGCTCAGCAGGCCGCAGAAGAAGGCGGAAAGGAGATTGTGCTTACGGGTGTGAACATCGGTGACTTCGGTAAGACTACTGGCGAGCGATTTATTGATTTGGTAAAAGCGCTCGATAAGGTGGAAGGTATCCGTCGTTATCGTATTAGCAGTTTGGAGCCAGATTTGTTAAGCGATGAGCTCATAGATTACTGTGCAAAGGAGAGTAGGGCATTCATGCCTCATTTCCATATTCCCTTGCAGAGTGGTAGTGATGAGGTGCTGAAGTTGATGCATCGTCATTATGACCGTCAGCTCTTTGCTGATAAGATTCTCCGCATTAAGGAGTTGATGCCTGATGCGTTTATCGGAGTGGATGTGATGGTAGGTTGTAGAGGCGAGACACCAGAGTGTTTTGAGGATGGCTATGAGTTTATCAAATCGTTGCCAGTTACACAACTTCATGTGTTCCCATACTCCGAGCGTCCAGGTACATCGGCGCTGAAGATAGACTATGTAGTGCCTGAGAAAGATAAGAAGTTACGTAGCAAACGATTGCTGGATCTTTCGGATGAAAAGACAATCAATTTCTACGAGCAGTATATAGGACAAGAGGCAGAAGTACTGTTTGAGAAAGCTACACGTGGTCGTGCCATGCATGGGTTTACAAAGAACTATATCCGCGTAGAACTGTCGGCACAGGATGCGAGACCTGAATATGACAATGAATTGATAAAGGTGCGTATGGGTGATTTTAATCACGACAAGACGGCGCTTAAAGCAACAATCATCAATGGATAA
- a CDS encoding NAD(+) synthase — protein MKYGLIKVAAAIPSVSVADVDYNVQQIESLIAQAEGKGVEVIVFPELSLTGYTCQDLFRQQLLLDKAEEALLKLLDFTRKLDIISVVGMPVRIGPLLYNCAVVVQSGSLLGVVPKTYLPNYCEFYEKRWFASAADLMPQDIYLAGSRVSVSSEPIVFRTCDGVGFGIEICEDVWAPLPPSNNLALAGADIIFNLSATDELLGKHDYLCSLLAQQSARMMCGYVYSSCGFGESTQDVVYGGNAMIFENGRLLADGDRFSLEPQLQIQQIDVDRLRSERQNNTTFRTAQDGATARVVNAKSVTPRSFELIRDVNPHPFIPEDEQMTPSCEEILNIQTMGLCRRLYHTHCNKAVIGISGGLDSTLALLITVRAFDKLGLSRKGIIGITMPGFGTTDRTHDNAVSLMTSLGISQREINIAKSVTQHFEDIGHDASVHDVTYENSQARERTQILMDVANQVGGMVIGTGDLSELALGWCTYNGDHMSMYGVNGGVPKTLVQYLIRYLALLPAFAEQRDVLIDVIDTPISPELTPADENGNIAQKTEDLVGPYELHDFFLYYHMRWGFRPSKIYMLAQHAFDGKYDDETIRKWLLTFCRRFFNQQFKRSCLPDGPKVGSVSLSPRGDWRMPSDAANSLWLKECEALGN, from the coding sequence ATGAAGTACGGATTAATCAAGGTGGCTGCTGCCATACCAAGTGTGAGCGTAGCCGATGTAGACTATAACGTGCAGCAGATAGAGAGCCTCATAGCCCAAGCCGAAGGTAAGGGTGTCGAGGTGATAGTATTCCCTGAGTTGTCGCTAACGGGCTATACTTGTCAGGACTTGTTCCGTCAGCAGTTATTGCTTGATAAGGCCGAAGAGGCTCTTCTCAAATTGCTTGACTTCACCCGCAAACTCGATATTATCAGTGTAGTAGGCATGCCTGTGCGTATAGGCCCGTTGCTTTATAACTGTGCTGTCGTTGTTCAGAGTGGTTCGCTGTTAGGTGTTGTCCCCAAAACATATCTGCCCAACTATTGTGAGTTCTACGAGAAGCGATGGTTTGCTTCTGCAGCTGACCTCATGCCGCAGGATATCTATTTGGCAGGCAGTAGGGTAAGTGTTTCTTCAGAACCAATAGTATTCCGTACTTGCGATGGCGTAGGATTCGGTATTGAGATTTGCGAGGATGTCTGGGCTCCTCTTCCTCCGAGTAATAACCTTGCATTGGCAGGTGCTGATATTATCTTTAACCTCTCGGCTACCGACGAGTTATTAGGTAAGCACGACTATCTTTGTTCGTTGTTGGCTCAGCAGAGTGCCCGCATGATGTGCGGCTATGTCTATAGCAGTTGTGGCTTTGGTGAATCAACGCAGGATGTTGTCTATGGCGGTAATGCCATGATTTTTGAGAATGGCCGTCTGTTGGCTGATGGAGATCGCTTCTCGCTGGAGCCTCAGTTGCAGATTCAGCAGATTGATGTGGATCGTCTGCGTAGTGAACGTCAGAACAATACGACCTTCCGTACGGCACAGGATGGTGCGACGGCCCGTGTTGTCAATGCTAAGAGCGTAACCCCACGTTCGTTTGAACTGATACGTGATGTTAATCCTCATCCGTTTATTCCTGAAGATGAGCAGATGACACCCTCGTGCGAGGAGATTCTCAATATCCAAACGATGGGACTCTGTCGCCGTTTGTATCACACGCATTGCAACAAAGCTGTGATAGGTATCAGTGGTGGTCTTGATTCTACATTGGCCCTGCTTATCACGGTGCGCGCTTTTGATAAGCTAGGCCTATCGCGCAAAGGTATCATTGGTATTACGATGCCAGGCTTTGGCACCACCGATCGTACCCATGATAATGCCGTTAGCCTCATGACCTCGTTGGGCATTTCGCAACGCGAGATAAACATTGCCAAGAGCGTTACTCAGCATTTCGAGGATATTGGCCACGATGCTTCTGTTCATGATGTGACCTATGAGAACTCTCAGGCGCGCGAGCGTACGCAGATATTAATGGATGTGGCTAATCAGGTTGGCGGTATGGTTATCGGTACAGGCGACCTCTCCGAGCTGGCTCTTGGCTGGTGTACCTATAATGGCGATCATATGTCCATGTATGGCGTAAATGGCGGTGTTCCAAAGACGCTGGTACAGTATCTGATTCGCTATCTAGCACTATTGCCAGCTTTTGCTGAGCAGCGTGATGTGCTTATCGATGTGATTGATACCCCCATCTCTCCAGAGTTGACTCCTGCTGATGAAAACGGAAATATCGCCCAGAAGACAGAAGACCTCGTAGGACCTTATGAGCTTCATGACTTCTTCCTCTATTACCACATGCGCTGGGGCTTCCGTCCATCTAAGATATATATGTTGGCACAGCATGCTTTCGATGGTAAATACGACGACGAAACTATCCGTAAATGGTTGCTGACTTTCTGCCGACGCTTTTTCAATCAACAGTTTAAACGTTCTTGTTTGCCTGATGGACCTAAGGTAGGTAGCGTTAGTTTGTCACCTCGGGGCGACTGGCGAATGCCAAGCGATGCAGCTAACAGTCTGTGGCTTAAGGAGTGCGAAGCCTTAGGAAATTAA
- the rpsR gene encoding 30S ribosomal protein S18, whose protein sequence is MAEQSEIRYLNAPSIDLKKKKYCRFKKSGIKYIDYKDPEFLKKFLNEQGKILPRRITGTSLKYQRRVAQAVKRARQIALLPYVTDLMK, encoded by the coding sequence ATGGCAGAACAGAGTGAAATCCGTTATTTGAATGCTCCTTCTATCGACCTGAAGAAGAAGAAGTATTGCCGTTTCAAGAAGAGCGGTATCAAGTATATTGACTACAAAGATCCCGAGTTCCTGAAGAAGTTCCTGAACGAGCAGGGTAAGATTCTGCCCCGTCGCATCACCGGTACCTCTCTGAAGTACCAGCGTCGTGTGGCTCAGGCCGTTAAGCGTGCACGTCAGATTGCATTGCTGCCTTACGTAACCGATTTGATGAAATAA
- a CDS encoding S-adenosylmethionine:tRNA ribosyltransferase-isomerase, with protein MDTKHIHISDYNYPLPDERIAKFPMAERDHSKLLLYKHGEVGEDVFYHLADYLPEGALMVFNNTKVIQARLHFHKETGALIEIFLLEPAEPSDYELMFQMRGHCSWYCLVGNLKKWKEGPLVREVEIGNEKFEMRATRGPLHGTSHRIDFTWDNENISFAEILEFMGELPIPPYLNRETQESDKTTYQTVYSKIKGSVAAPTAGLHFTDRVLQSIDAHGIEREEVTLHVGAGTFKPVKSEEIADHEMHTEYICVHRQTLVKLLAHDCQAIAVGTTSVRTLESLYYMGLKVLSNPDIQEDELHVNQWEPYEVENGKWKVESRESIQALLDWLDRNELPSLHSSTQIIIAPGYEYKIVKMLVTNFHQPQSTLLLLVSAFVKGDWHKIYDYALSHDFRFLSYGDSSLLIP; from the coding sequence ATGGATACAAAACATATTCATATAAGCGATTACAATTATCCCTTGCCTGATGAGCGCATTGCCAAGTTTCCTATGGCAGAGCGCGATCATTCAAAATTGCTTCTTTATAAGCATGGTGAGGTAGGTGAGGATGTGTTCTATCATCTGGCAGACTATCTGCCAGAAGGAGCACTCATGGTATTCAACAATACGAAGGTTATACAGGCACGTCTGCATTTCCATAAGGAAACCGGCGCACTTATTGAAATCTTCCTGCTTGAGCCTGCGGAGCCTTCTGATTATGAGTTGATGTTCCAAATGCGGGGACATTGCTCGTGGTATTGTCTGGTGGGTAATCTTAAGAAATGGAAAGAAGGCCCTCTTGTTCGTGAAGTGGAAATCGGAAACGAGAAATTTGAGATGAGAGCTACCCGTGGTCCTCTTCACGGCACCAGTCATCGCATAGATTTCACCTGGGACAATGAGAATATCTCATTTGCGGAAATTCTTGAGTTTATGGGTGAACTACCTATTCCTCCGTATCTTAACCGCGAGACACAGGAGAGTGACAAGACGACCTATCAGACCGTTTATTCTAAGATTAAGGGTAGCGTAGCAGCTCCCACCGCAGGACTTCATTTCACGGATCGTGTCCTTCAGTCTATTGATGCTCATGGTATAGAGCGTGAGGAGGTTACACTCCATGTAGGTGCTGGCACCTTTAAGCCTGTGAAGAGTGAGGAGATTGCAGATCACGAGATGCATACAGAGTATATCTGCGTACATCGTCAGACGCTCGTAAAACTGTTGGCTCATGATTGTCAGGCTATTGCTGTGGGAACAACGAGTGTGCGTACGCTTGAAAGCCTCTATTACATGGGACTGAAAGTTCTCAGTAATCCTGATATTCAGGAAGATGAACTTCATGTAAACCAATGGGAACCGTATGAAGTGGAAAACGGAAAGTGGAAAGTGGAAAGTAGGGAATCTATACAAGCTTTGCTCGACTGGCTGGATCGTAACGAACTTCCATCGCTTCATAGTAGTACGCAGATAATCATTGCTCCAGGCTATGAGTATAAAATCGTGAAGATGTTGGTCACCAACTTCCACCAGCCTCAATCTACGTTGCTTCTTCTCGTAAGTGCTTTCGTTAAAGGCGATTGGCACAAAATTTACGACTATGCCCTTTCTCATGACTTCCGTTTCTTGAGTTATGGTGACAGTTCGCTTCTTATCCCCTAA
- the rpsF gene encoding 30S ribosomal protein S6, with protein MNKYETVFILTPVLSDEQTKETVAKFKKVLTDKGAEIVNEEAWGLKKLAYQIEKKTSGFYFLIEFNAEPAVIKKLETAYRRDEKVIRFQTVKLDKFAAEYAEKRRAKLGKKEEA; from the coding sequence ATGAATAAGTACGAAACCGTTTTCATTTTAACTCCCGTTTTGTCTGACGAACAGACAAAGGAAACGGTCGCTAAGTTCAAGAAGGTACTCACCGACAAAGGTGCTGAGATTGTGAACGAAGAGGCCTGGGGATTGAAGAAACTGGCTTACCAGATTGAGAAGAAGACCTCTGGCTTCTATTTCCTCATCGAGTTCAATGCTGAGCCAGCCGTGATTAAGAAATTGGAGACCGCCTATCGTCGTGACGAGAAGGTAATCCGTTTCCAGACTGTTAAACTTGACAAGTTTGCTGCAGAGTATGCTGAGAAGCGTCGTGCTAAGCTTGGTAAAAAAGAGGAGGCTTAA
- a CDS encoding phosphatase PAP2 family protein — MKKFEIMGELIEFDKQLLLWFNGSESLFLDGLVKTLTTATTWIPLYLALFYMVLKNNDNIQKILLIMACAGLCVFFAGSLNDLIVKPEIARWRPSRDADIAMLVDVVNGYRGGRYGFFSSHAANTFSIAIFFALLVRSRLLTMTLVLWSLLNCWTRMYLGVHFPGDILCGLLWGGTIGTAVWYLHFRIRKLMINKENFVSTQYTSTGYQLSDIDVVVTVMVLTLVYAILRSCFMLYL; from the coding sequence TTGAAGAAATTTGAAATTATGGGAGAGTTGATTGAATTTGATAAGCAATTGTTGCTTTGGTTCAATGGGAGCGAGTCCTTGTTCCTTGATGGCCTGGTCAAAACGTTGACTACGGCTACTACTTGGATTCCACTTTATCTTGCACTCTTCTATATGGTATTGAAGAATAATGACAACATCCAGAAAATATTGCTCATAATGGCATGTGCCGGATTGTGTGTTTTCTTCGCAGGTTCACTCAATGATTTGATTGTTAAACCGGAAATAGCTCGTTGGCGCCCTTCGCGTGATGCAGATATTGCGATGCTTGTTGATGTTGTGAATGGTTATCGAGGCGGTCGATACGGCTTTTTCTCCTCTCATGCTGCTAATACCTTCAGCATTGCCATATTTTTTGCATTGTTGGTTAGAAGCCGTTTGCTCACAATGACGCTCGTCTTATGGTCATTGCTGAATTGCTGGACGCGAATGTATCTTGGCGTACATTTTCCTGGCGATATTCTTTGTGGTCTGTTATGGGGTGGTACTATTGGTACGGCTGTATGGTATTTGCATTTTCGCATACGTAAGTTGATGATTAATAAAGAGAATTTCGTTTCAACACAATATACAAGTACGGGATATCAGTTGTCAGATATAGATGTAGTCGTTACCGTGATGGTCTTGACCCTTGTCTATGCTATACTGAGATCTTGTTTTATGCTTTATTTATAA
- a CDS encoding glycoside hydrolase family 2 TIM barrel-domain containing protein — protein sequence MFKHLFLALALFTTANGYAAIEPEWKNPAINEINREARRAAFFAFENADLAKVNDKTKSARYLSMEGKWRFNFVKDHNLAPKDFFSLKFNDKDWVDFPVPGLFEIEGYGDKIYKNVGYSWGTTFNSNPPFIDETNNYTGSYRREFDLPADWNGQDVYFHVGSATSNLKVWVNGKFVGYSEDSKVAAEFNITKFLKKGKNLIAMQVMRWCDGSYLEDQDFWRFTGIAREVYLYARPKAHIQDLTITQDYIDGKGVLNVEAKAPKGTVVETSLQDNNGKEVSLSEVKPWSAEVPNLYNLIITLKKGNSVLEVIKQRVGFRHIEIKNAQLLINGQPILIKGADRHELDPDGGYIVSVERMIQDIKIMKQLNINAVRTCHYPDDPRWYDLCDEYGIYLTAESNLESHGMGYGDGTLAKRQDFEKAHLERQYGNVHSFKNHPSIIVWSLGNEAGYGPNFEKAYDWVKATDKTRPCQFEQAGQNGKTDIFCPMYYGYEGCEAYSKNDNPRPLIQCEYAHAMGNSMGGFKEYWDLVRKYPKYQGGYIWDFVDQGMRDKSPITGRTIFTYGGDYGKYPASDYNFNCNGIIAPDRRLNPHAYEVGYYYQNVWVKDMDLKAGKFEIYNENFFKTLDDLQLEWFVGGAGSHHHESANRPAGMTFGHGGTIDISGIQPQQRKVITSEEMQKVIERVLGHHGDNEIFVSFYFKSKNGAPLIDKGQVLAKQQFCINEYKYPKLKAETAQVQKEETNSYVKFSAAGTDLFIGKWTGWIDYLTVDGKDMLQFRESIVPEFWRAPTDNDYGASLQNRFSAWKSPATNVKEVKVNDNSVVVTIELREHEAGQRNRGERRSAFATLTMTYTLTAEGEVIVREQLKPEGEAKMSEMFRFGMGIQMPKQYDQVEYYGRGPIETYRDRKDSEFLGVYKNAVKDEYFEYIRPQESGNHVDVRWFSVIDQNGKGLQFYSNAPMEASALPYTTSQLDDGPHKDKAWGRHSGDLVPSGMTSVHIQQRQLGLGCVNSWGAWPRNEYRVPFKEYDFTFAIKPLK from the coding sequence ATGTTTAAACATCTTTTTTTAGCATTAGCGCTATTCACAACGGCTAACGGTTATGCTGCTATTGAGCCTGAATGGAAGAATCCGGCTATTAACGAAATTAACCGCGAAGCTCGTAGAGCTGCATTCTTTGCATTCGAGAACGCAGACTTAGCCAAAGTCAATGACAAGACAAAGTCGGCTCGTTATCTCTCTATGGAGGGTAAGTGGCGCTTTAACTTCGTAAAGGATCATAACTTGGCTCCAAAGGACTTCTTCTCATTGAAGTTCAACGACAAGGACTGGGTGGATTTCCCTGTTCCAGGTCTCTTCGAGATTGAAGGCTATGGCGACAAGATTTACAAGAACGTAGGCTATTCGTGGGGTACCACTTTCAATAGTAATCCCCCCTTTATTGACGAGACCAACAACTACACAGGTTCTTATCGTCGTGAGTTTGACCTGCCTGCTGACTGGAACGGTCAGGATGTTTATTTCCACGTAGGTTCGGCAACCAGCAACCTGAAGGTATGGGTTAATGGAAAATTCGTGGGTTACTCAGAAGATTCTAAAGTAGCCGCAGAATTCAACATCACCAAATTTCTGAAGAAGGGCAAGAACCTCATTGCTATGCAGGTGATGCGCTGGTGCGACGGTTCTTATCTGGAGGATCAGGACTTCTGGCGCTTCACAGGTATTGCCCGCGAGGTGTATCTGTATGCACGTCCGAAGGCTCACATTCAGGATTTGACCATCACGCAAGACTATATCGACGGCAAGGGTGTGCTGAATGTGGAAGCTAAGGCACCCAAGGGTACCGTCGTAGAGACTTCGCTGCAGGACAACAACGGCAAAGAGGTGAGCCTCAGCGAGGTAAAACCTTGGTCGGCAGAGGTGCCCAACCTCTACAACCTCATCATCACCCTGAAGAAAGGTAACAGCGTGTTGGAGGTTATCAAGCAGCGAGTAGGTTTCCGTCATATCGAGATTAAGAACGCACAGCTACTCATCAATGGCCAGCCTATATTAATTAAAGGTGCAGACCGTCATGAGCTGGACCCCGATGGTGGTTACATCGTTTCTGTAGAGCGCATGATTCAGGACATCAAGATTATGAAGCAGCTCAACATCAATGCTGTACGTACCTGCCACTATCCCGATGATCCACGCTGGTATGACCTGTGCGACGAATACGGTATCTACCTCACAGCCGAGTCAAACCTTGAGAGTCATGGTATGGGCTATGGCGACGGTACGCTGGCTAAGCGTCAGGACTTTGAAAAGGCTCACTTAGAGCGTCAGTACGGCAACGTACATTCCTTCAAGAATCATCCCTCTATCATCGTTTGGTCTTTGGGTAACGAGGCTGGCTATGGTCCAAACTTCGAGAAGGCCTACGACTGGGTGAAGGCTACAGACAAGACTCGTCCCTGCCAATTTGAGCAGGCTGGTCAGAACGGCAAGACAGATATTTTCTGCCCCATGTACTATGGCTACGAGGGCTGCGAGGCTTATTCAAAGAACGACAATCCCCGTCCGCTGATTCAATGTGAATATGCCCACGCTATGGGTAACTCTATGGGTGGCTTCAAGGAGTACTGGGACTTGGTTCGCAAGTATCCTAAGTATCAGGGTGGTTACATCTGGGACTTCGTTGACCAGGGTATGCGCGACAAGAGCCCCATCACAGGTCGCACTATCTTTACCTATGGTGGCGACTACGGCAAGTATCCTGCCAGCGACTATAACTTCAACTGCAACGGTATCATTGCACCAGACCGTCGTTTGAATCCTCATGCTTACGAGGTAGGTTACTACTATCAGAACGTATGGGTAAAGGATATGGATTTGAAGGCTGGTAAGTTTGAGATTTACAACGAGAATTTCTTTAAGACACTCGACGATTTGCAACTTGAATGGTTCGTAGGTGGCGCAGGCAGTCATCATCATGAGAGTGCCAATCGTCCTGCAGGTATGACTTTCGGACATGGTGGCACCATTGACATCAGCGGCATTCAGCCACAGCAGCGCAAAGTAATCACCTCTGAGGAGATGCAGAAAGTGATAGAACGCGTATTAGGTCATCACGGCGATAACGAAATCTTCGTTTCGTTCTACTTCAAGTCAAAGAATGGTGCGCCCCTCATCGATAAGGGTCAGGTGCTGGCTAAACAGCAGTTCTGCATCAACGAATACAAGTATCCAAAACTTAAAGCAGAAACAGCTCAGGTACAAAAGGAGGAGACCAACAGCTACGTGAAGTTCTCGGCTGCTGGTACCGACCTCTTCATTGGCAAGTGGACAGGCTGGATAGACTATCTCACCGTTGATGGCAAGGACATGTTGCAGTTCCGCGAGAGCATCGTGCCTGAGTTCTGGCGTGCTCCTACTGACAACGACTATGGTGCAAGTCTGCAGAATCGCTTCTCTGCATGGAAGAGCCCTGCTACAAATGTGAAAGAGGTGAAGGTGAACGACAATTCCGTTGTTGTTACCATAGAACTGCGTGAGCATGAAGCAGGTCAGAGAAACCGCGGTGAGCGCCGCTCTGCCTTTGCAACCCTCACCATGACCTACACACTGACTGCCGAGGGCGAAGTGATAGTACGCGAACAGTTGAAGCCAGAGGGTGAAGCCAAGATGAGCGAGATGTTCCGTTTCGGCATGGGCATTCAGATGCCTAAGCAGTATGATCAGGTAGAGTACTACGGACGTGGTCCTATTGAGACCTATAGAGATCGTAAGGACTCAGAGTTCTTGGGTGTTTATAAGAATGCTGTGAAGGACGAGTACTTCGAGTATATCCGTCCGCAGGAGAGCGGTAACCACGTTGACGTACGCTGGTTCTCAGTTATCGACCAGAACGGCAAGGGTCTTCAGTTCTATTCTAACGCTCCGATGGAGGCTTCTGCCCTGCCCTACACCACCAGTCAGCTTGACGATGGTCCTCATAAGGACAAGGCTTGGGGACGTCACAGCGGCGACCTCGTTCCATCAGGTATGACCTCTGTTCATATCCAGCAGCGTCAACTTGGTCTGGGTTGTGTGAACTCATGGGGTGCATGGCCTCGCAATGAGTATCGCGTGCCATTCAAGGAGTATGATTTCACATTTGCTATCAAGCCTCTAAAATAA
- the rplI gene encoding 50S ribosomal protein L9: MELILKEDVIGLGFKNDIVNVKSGYGRNYLIPTGKAVIASPSAKKILAENLKQQAHKLAALKAAAEEKAAALQGVALTIAAKVSATGQLYGSVTNMTVADELAKLGKEVDRKIIVLKDIKKVGDYVAVVRFHKEVSAEIPVKVVAEGAPAEEVAAPAVEEAPAQEAEAPVAE, translated from the coding sequence ATGGAATTGATTTTGAAAGAAGATGTTATCGGCTTGGGATTCAAGAACGATATCGTAAATGTTAAGTCGGGTTATGGCCGTAACTACCTGATTCCTACAGGTAAGGCTGTTATCGCTTCACCATCTGCCAAGAAGATTCTGGCTGAGAACCTGAAGCAGCAGGCTCACAAGTTGGCAGCTTTGAAGGCTGCTGCTGAGGAGAAGGCTGCCGCTCTCCAGGGTGTTGCACTCACTATCGCTGCTAAGGTTAGCGCTACTGGTCAGCTTTATGGTTCTGTTACTAACATGACTGTTGCTGATGAGCTCGCTAAGTTGGGCAAGGAAGTTGATCGTAAGATCATCGTTCTGAAGGATATCAAGAAGGTTGGCGACTACGTAGCTGTTGTTCGCTTCCACAAGGAGGTTAGCGCCGAGATTCCTGTTAAGGTTGTTGCTGAAGGTGCTCCTGCTGAGGAGGTTGCAGCTCCCGCCGTTGAGGAGGCTCCTGCTCAGGAAGCAGAGGCTCCCGTTGCAGAGTAA
- a CDS encoding glycosyltransferase family 2 protein has product MDKLAIVILNWNGAEMLKKYLPSVLNFSREEAVVYVADNASTDNSIALLKEQFPEVRLILLEKNWGFAEGYNKALAQVEAEYYLLLNSDIEVTPGWLIPMIEFMDAHKEVAACQPKLLSIFQRDSFEYAGACGGYMDRYGYPFCRGRIFDVVEQDKGQYDEPAKIHWATGAALLVRARIYKEVGGLDGRFFAHQEEIEMCWRMRIRGYQIWCLPQSKVYHVGGGTLPKSNPMKTYLNFRNNLTMLYKCLPEKDLKPVMRLRWFLDYLAAFQTLLLKRNIGDFKAIFRARRDFKRWRKDFVKDRQQIQNSRKDNQESEFVPFLLLWKYYAKGCKTFSQLGW; this is encoded by the coding sequence ATGGATAAGTTAGCTATCGTTATATTAAACTGGAACGGGGCGGAGATGTTGAAAAAGTATCTGCCCAGTGTTCTGAATTTTTCGCGCGAGGAAGCTGTGGTCTATGTAGCTGATAACGCATCGACAGATAATAGCATTGCACTATTGAAAGAGCAGTTTCCTGAGGTTCGCTTGATTCTTTTAGAGAAGAACTGGGGATTTGCTGAGGGCTATAATAAGGCGCTGGCGCAGGTGGAGGCCGAGTATTATCTGCTGTTGAACAGCGACATTGAGGTGACTCCAGGCTGGTTGATACCGATGATAGAGTTTATGGATGCTCACAAAGAGGTGGCTGCCTGTCAGCCGAAACTGCTAAGTATCTTCCAGCGCGACAGTTTTGAGTATGCAGGTGCCTGTGGTGGTTATATGGACCGTTATGGCTATCCTTTCTGTCGCGGCAGAATTTTTGATGTCGTAGAACAGGATAAGGGACAATATGATGAGCCGGCTAAGATACATTGGGCTACAGGTGCTGCTTTGCTTGTGCGTGCGCGTATATATAAAGAGGTTGGCGGACTGGATGGGCGCTTCTTTGCTCATCAGGAAGAGATAGAGATGTGCTGGCGCATGAGGATTCGTGGTTATCAGATATGGTGCCTGCCTCAGAGTAAGGTGTATCATGTTGGTGGCGGCACGTTACCTAAGTCGAATCCGATGAAGACCTATCTGAATTTCCGTAATAACCTGACGATGCTGTATAAGTGCTTGCCAGAAAAAGACTTGAAGCCTGTGATGCGCTTGCGTTGGTTCTTGGATTATCTGGCTGCTTTCCAGACACTACTGCTGAAGCGTAATATAGGCGACTTCAAAGCTATCTTCCGAGCCCGTCGCGATTTCAAGCGTTGGCGCAAGGATTTCGTGAAGGACCGACAGCAAATCCAGAATAGCAGGAAGGATAATCAGGAATCTGAGTTTGTTCCTTTCCTCCTGTTATGGAAATATTACGCTAAGGGCTGTAAGACATTCAGTCAGTTAGGATGGTAA